One window of Fusobacterium sp. SYSU M8D902 genomic DNA carries:
- the yfcE gene encoding phosphodiesterase — protein sequence MKLFIISDIHGSLYYLEKVMEIFKKGDYDKLVILGDELYHGPRNPLPKDYSPKDVIQILNGYKDKIIAVRGNCDSEVDQMVLDYPIMSDYALLYLGEKRVYITHGHIYNKENPLPMSEGDILLYGHFHIPMIEKIENRYFFNPGSISLPKNSSKNSFAILDKETFTIKDLDENIIMDIKF from the coding sequence TTGAAGTTATTTATTATATCTGATATTCACGGTTCACTATATTATTTAGAAAAAGTTATGGAAATTTTTAAAAAGGGAGATTATGACAAATTGGTTATTTTAGGAGATGAACTCTACCACGGACCTAGAAACCCTCTACCTAAGGATTACTCTCCAAAAGATGTTATTCAAATATTGAATGGATATAAAGATAAGATTATTGCTGTGAGAGGAAACTGTGACAGTGAGGTGGATCAAATGGTTTTAGATTATCCTATTATGAGTGACTATGCCCTTCTTTATCTTGGAGAAAAGAGAGTATATATAACTCATGGACATATCTATAATAAAGAAAATCCCCTTCCTATGAGTGAAGGAGATATCTTACTATATGGTCACTTTCACATTCCAATGATAGAAAAAATTGAAAATAGATACTTTTTCAATCCTGGTTCTATATCTCTACCTAAAAATAGCAGTAAAAATAGTTTTGCTATACTTGATAAAGAAACTTTTACTATCAAGGATTTAGATGAAAATATCATTATGGATATAAAATTTTAA